From the genome of Devriesea agamarum, one region includes:
- a CDS encoding sugar-binding transcriptional regulator — protein sequence MITRTATMEERHHISLLLDVARLYYENNLSQGAIAQRIGYSRPTVSRLLAEARRRGIVTVHISHPLERVLTVEEALTRQFGLKAVRVAESGGAMSTPTAVARCAADLVIESTQDDVVLAISNGMAVAATVDAMPKLERTQSRVVQMIGSVGRSDTLLDSPEACRRMAAKLGGRYHALPVPLVVASSALAIALRQEDQVATTLELAARADVALVGIGAVLRGRSGHIFDGHENVEMSAHLTHSQAVGHICGHHFAADGSHVDTPLCARTISVDPSRMRSIPLVIGVAWGREKVEAIRAAIAGGFVSALVTDRETAVELLVDDTQR from the coding sequence ATGATCACGCGTACCGCGACCATGGAGGAACGGCACCACATCTCGTTGCTGTTGGACGTGGCACGCCTGTACTACGAAAACAACCTCAGCCAGGGCGCTATCGCCCAGAGAATCGGTTACTCGCGTCCGACTGTCTCCCGGCTCCTTGCCGAGGCCCGGCGCCGCGGGATCGTCACCGTCCACATCTCCCACCCGTTAGAACGAGTGCTCACCGTCGAAGAAGCACTGACGCGCCAATTCGGCCTCAAAGCCGTCCGAGTCGCAGAATCCGGCGGCGCCATGTCCACCCCGACCGCTGTTGCCCGCTGCGCCGCCGACCTGGTCATCGAAAGCACCCAGGACGACGTCGTGCTCGCCATTTCAAACGGGATGGCGGTCGCGGCCACGGTCGATGCAATGCCGAAACTTGAACGCACCCAATCCCGGGTGGTGCAGATGATCGGCAGCGTGGGGCGCTCCGACACCTTGTTGGACTCTCCCGAAGCCTGCCGTCGCATGGCGGCTAAGCTTGGCGGCCGCTACCACGCCCTGCCGGTTCCGCTGGTGGTCGCCTCATCGGCCTTAGCTATCGCCCTTAGGCAAGAGGACCAGGTGGCGACCACCCTCGAGCTGGCCGCCCGGGCTGACGTTGCCCTGGTCGGAATCGGTGCCGTGCTGCGAGGCCGCTCCGGACATATTTTCGACGGGCACGAGAACGTGGAAATGTCGGCCCACCTGACACATTCCCAAGCTGTGGGCCATATTTGCGGGCACCATTTCGCTGCCGACGGTTCCCATGTAGACACCCCGCTATGCGCGAGAACCATCTCCGTGGATCCCTCTCGCATGCGCTCGATCCCACTGGTGATCGGCGTCGCGTGGGGGCGTGAGAAAGTGGAGGCGATCCGGGCGGCTATCGCAGGCGGATTCGTGTCCGCGCTGGTTACCGACCGCGAGACCGCGGTTGAACTGCTGGTTGATGACACCCAGCGGTAA
- a CDS encoding phosphotriesterase family protein: MAAKPFARTIRGDVDPATLGVVNAHDHLIRVGAGEVYIDRDHQLDSVEKAIEEGTYFAEASKKWSPNGGTVVDMCPINCGRDLDKLAEVEAAVDGLQVIATTGFHREHVYLETQSHWVSRYSVEKIAELIIADIEEGIDRHDYSGPVVERTPYKAGCIKVATAYGKITAFERKCMEACAIASIETGAPINTHTTYGTCGLEQAQELKKMGVPADRIAIGHIQRNADVFYLQQILDEGVYLEIDGTYRIKYQPDSNRIMELRELGEKGYGDRILLGTDSGKRGYQKAYGAVTGVDFNPAVDGPRMIAEGFDPEYVHKLLMLNGQRFFTMRVEG; encoded by the coding sequence ATGGCAGCTAAGCCTTTTGCCCGCACTATCCGAGGCGATGTTGATCCGGCGACGCTCGGTGTGGTTAACGCCCACGATCACCTCATCCGGGTGGGGGCCGGAGAGGTTTACATCGACCGCGACCACCAGCTCGACTCGGTCGAGAAAGCCATCGAAGAAGGCACCTACTTCGCCGAAGCCTCCAAGAAATGGAGCCCGAACGGCGGCACCGTCGTCGATATGTGCCCCATCAACTGTGGCCGCGACCTGGACAAACTCGCCGAAGTTGAGGCCGCCGTCGACGGTCTGCAGGTCATTGCCACCACCGGCTTCCACCGCGAACACGTCTACCTAGAGACCCAATCCCACTGGGTGAGCCGCTACAGCGTAGAGAAAATCGCTGAACTGATCATCGCCGACATCGAAGAAGGCATCGACCGCCACGACTACTCCGGCCCCGTCGTCGAACGCACCCCCTACAAGGCAGGCTGCATCAAAGTCGCCACCGCCTACGGCAAAATCACCGCGTTTGAACGCAAATGCATGGAAGCCTGTGCCATCGCCTCCATCGAAACCGGCGCCCCGATCAACACCCACACCACCTACGGCACCTGCGGCCTCGAACAAGCACAAGAACTCAAAAAAATGGGAGTTCCCGCCGACCGGATCGCCATCGGCCACATCCAGCGCAACGCCGACGTGTTCTACCTGCAGCAGATCCTCGACGAAGGCGTCTACCTCGAAATCGACGGCACCTACCGCATCAAATACCAGCCCGACTCCAACCGCATCATGGAACTGCGTGAACTCGGCGAGAAAGGCTACGGCGACCGCATCCTGCTCGGCACCGATTCCGGCAAACGCGGATACCAGAAGGCATACGGCGCAGTGACCGGCGTCGACTTCAACCCCGCGGTAGACGGCCCCCGCATGATCGCCGAAGGATTCGACCCCGAGTACGTCCACAAGCTCCTCATGCTCAACGGCCAGCGTTTCTTCACCATGCGAGTCGAGGGCTAA
- a CDS encoding 3-dehydro-L-gulonate-6-phosphate decarboxylase, producing MEGARHPRLQIALDTTDLPSALRPLNAAIDHVDVIECGTILIINEGLRAVREIRALYPNTTILADVRIAEAGNLIARNCLDAGANWVSCVAGASLTTIEQVVKVADELGGEIQVELNDDHYTLDKARQWRDIGVQHVIVKRSRDLEAAGILEWTSRDLDRIAEVKQLGFTVTVTGGIKADELDVFQGAPVDVVIAGREIVKANDPHAAAAKLQQRIAEVWADGRAS from the coding sequence ATGGAAGGTGCTCGCCACCCACGCCTGCAAATCGCACTCGACACAACCGATCTGCCCTCCGCGCTGCGCCCGCTCAACGCCGCCATCGACCACGTCGATGTCATTGAATGCGGCACGATCCTGATCATCAACGAGGGGCTACGTGCCGTCCGCGAAATCCGGGCGCTCTACCCCAACACCACGATCCTCGCGGACGTCCGCATCGCTGAAGCAGGCAACCTGATCGCCCGCAACTGCCTAGACGCTGGCGCGAACTGGGTCAGCTGTGTCGCCGGAGCCTCCCTGACCACCATCGAACAGGTAGTCAAAGTCGCGGATGAACTCGGCGGCGAAATTCAGGTAGAGCTGAACGACGACCACTACACGCTCGACAAAGCCCGCCAATGGCGCGACATCGGCGTGCAACACGTCATCGTCAAACGCTCGCGCGACCTCGAAGCCGCGGGAATCCTCGAATGGACCTCCCGCGACCTCGACCGAATCGCCGAAGTTAAACAGCTGGGATTCACCGTCACCGTCACCGGAGGAATCAAAGCCGACGAACTCGATGTCTTCCAAGGTGCCCCGGTAGATGTCGTGATCGCAGGACGTGAAATCGTCAAAGCCAATGACCCCCACGCCGCCGCCGCCAAGCTGCAGCAGCGCATTGCGGAAGTCTGGGCAGATGGGCGCGCCTCATGA
- a CDS encoding L-ribulose-5-phosphate 3-epimerase, which produces MSEHCGCECSPGRHNDGAISLGIYEKALRHTGDWDAFFADARDAGFSFVDLSVDESPERRERLTWPSAERRVLRDTARRYGIQIGGLCLSVHRAVGPGSADPAVRAEAARIFRDGIDLCQDLGIPVLQVAGYYAYYEQPDPDQRARYIETLAQAVPHAARAGVLLGIENVDGNDVTSISGAMEIVRDIDSPWLQLYPDIGNIAEQQLDTRDELRAGRGHMLALHVKDVLVGEPRRIPFGQGVADFPTAFDELARQQWSGRIMLEMWNDDAPDSAAISARSRELIAGWLRTAGLTISTHA; this is translated from the coding sequence ATGAGCGAACACTGCGGATGCGAATGCTCGCCAGGCCGCCACAACGACGGCGCCATCTCCCTCGGGATCTACGAGAAGGCCCTGCGCCACACCGGGGACTGGGACGCGTTTTTCGCTGACGCCCGCGATGCGGGTTTCAGCTTCGTTGACCTCAGCGTCGACGAAAGTCCCGAACGGCGCGAACGCCTCACCTGGCCCAGCGCCGAACGCCGAGTCCTGCGCGACACCGCCCGCCGATACGGCATACAGATCGGCGGACTATGCCTATCCGTCCACCGAGCCGTCGGACCAGGTTCAGCCGACCCAGCCGTGCGCGCCGAAGCCGCCCGGATTTTCCGGGACGGAATCGACCTGTGCCAAGACCTTGGCATCCCCGTTTTGCAAGTCGCCGGCTACTACGCGTACTACGAACAGCCCGACCCGGACCAGCGTGCCCGCTACATCGAGACCCTGGCCCAGGCAGTGCCCCACGCGGCCCGCGCCGGGGTGTTACTCGGCATCGAAAACGTCGACGGCAACGATGTCACCTCGATCAGCGGAGCGATGGAGATCGTGCGCGACATTGACTCGCCGTGGCTTCAGCTCTACCCAGACATCGGAAACATCGCTGAACAGCAGCTGGACACCCGCGACGAACTGCGCGCTGGACGCGGTCACATGCTGGCCCTGCACGTCAAAGACGTGCTGGTCGGTGAACCACGGCGGATCCCCTTTGGCCAAGGTGTCGCGGACTTCCCAACCGCTTTCGATGAACTCGCCCGGCAGCAATGGTCAGGTCGAATCATGCTCGAAATGTGGAACGACGACGCCCCGGACTCCGCTGCGATCAGCGCCCGCTCGCGTGAACTGATCGCCGGATGGCTGCGCACAGCCGGTCTGACGATCAGCACCCACGCCTAA
- a CDS encoding L-ribulose-5-phosphate 4-epimerase, whose translation MLEQLKEEVCEGNLALARSGLVAWTGGNLSARDESGDVIVIKPSGVRYSEMTPDDMVVVSMDGRVIEGHRGPSSDTQSHLGIYRGRDDVRSVVHTHSRYATAFAAVGREIPCCLTAIADEFGGPVPCGGYAPIGGDAIGREVLAKIGRSPAILMKQHGVFTIGPSINKALQAAVMVEDVARTVAIAESLGDIEILPDEEIEANYDRYHNRYGTMAASLGVTA comes from the coding sequence ATGCTTGAACAGTTGAAAGAAGAGGTGTGCGAGGGCAACCTCGCGCTTGCGAGATCCGGACTCGTCGCGTGGACCGGAGGGAATCTTTCCGCTCGCGACGAGAGCGGCGACGTGATCGTGATTAAGCCGTCCGGCGTGCGCTACAGCGAAATGACACCGGACGATATGGTCGTAGTGTCCATGGACGGGCGCGTGATTGAAGGCCATCGCGGACCATCCTCCGATACCCAGTCCCACCTTGGGATTTACCGGGGTCGAGACGACGTGCGCAGCGTTGTGCACACGCACTCGCGGTACGCCACTGCCTTTGCGGCAGTGGGTCGAGAAATCCCCTGCTGCCTGACCGCTATCGCTGACGAATTCGGGGGACCTGTGCCCTGTGGCGGGTACGCACCCATCGGCGGCGACGCCATCGGGCGCGAAGTCCTCGCAAAAATTGGGCGCTCCCCGGCTATCTTGATGAAACAGCACGGCGTGTTCACCATCGGACCGTCCATTAACAAGGCTCTGCAAGCCGCCGTCATGGTCGAAGACGTGGCACGCACCGTCGCCATCGCGGAATCTCTAGGAGACATCGAAATCCTGCCCGACGAGGAAATCGAAGCCAACTACGACCGCTACCACAACCGGTACGGAACCATGGCTGCCAGTCTGGGGGTGACGGCATGA
- a CDS encoding sugar kinase has protein sequence MTYDLTTIGEGQIRLTVDKGERLVSARQLRMTAACSEANVAGLLSQLGRHTSWSSVMPQGDLSERVLQEFRSVGVDLSHMVRVPEGRVALYFMEPGEFPMPGKVTYDRQCTPFRDAKIEDFDWDTMLDARILFLTGITAALTENTARLVRYAADAAAERGVDIVLDVNHRTMLWSGDQAREVLTPIAEKATVLFCSRKDGATVFGINGNGPEVCHALRSRFGSRHVVSTDQVEGVYLSSEDAGEHTFTVQRVPVVDRPGAGDSFVAGTLHGVLAGSVMDGVSFGMRTAAYALTHHGDLTHISPRELDIPVTTDIVR, from the coding sequence ATGACCTACGACCTCACCACGATTGGTGAAGGACAGATCCGCCTGACCGTAGATAAAGGCGAACGCCTGGTCTCAGCCCGGCAGCTGCGCATGACCGCGGCCTGCAGCGAAGCGAACGTTGCCGGTCTGCTCTCCCAACTCGGACGCCACACCTCCTGGTCATCGGTGATGCCGCAGGGGGACCTCTCCGAGCGGGTGCTTCAGGAATTCCGCAGTGTAGGTGTGGATCTCTCCCATATGGTGCGGGTTCCCGAGGGTCGCGTCGCCCTATATTTCATGGAACCCGGTGAGTTCCCGATGCCCGGCAAAGTCACCTACGACCGCCAGTGCACCCCGTTTAGGGACGCGAAAATTGAGGACTTCGACTGGGACACCATGCTCGATGCCCGAATCCTGTTCCTCACCGGCATTACCGCAGCTCTAACCGAGAACACGGCGCGTTTGGTGCGCTATGCTGCCGACGCCGCCGCCGAACGCGGCGTGGACATCGTCCTAGACGTCAACCATCGCACCATGCTGTGGAGTGGCGACCAGGCCCGCGAGGTCCTCACCCCGATTGCAGAAAAAGCCACGGTGCTGTTTTGCTCCCGCAAAGACGGCGCCACCGTCTTTGGCATCAACGGAAATGGCCCCGAGGTCTGCCACGCTTTGCGCTCGCGCTTTGGTAGCCGGCACGTCGTCTCCACGGACCAGGTGGAGGGTGTCTACCTGTCCTCAGAAGACGCCGGCGAACACACCTTTACGGTGCAGCGGGTTCCCGTGGTCGACCGGCCCGGCGCCGGCGACTCCTTCGTTGCGGGAACGCTGCATGGTGTCCTGGCCGGAAGCGTTATGGACGGCGTCTCCTTCGGAATGCGCACCGCAGCCTACGCCCTTACCCACCACGGCGATCTCACCCATATTTCGCCGCGAGAACTCGATATTCCCGTGACGACAGACATTGTGAGGTGA
- a CDS encoding MFS transporter, whose translation MNATASSPTAYEQIDSRPLTKNQKSLISLVVMGNLSEFFDMFLIGFVVALLTKPWHLTGFEAGTILACSGLGTVLGAILWGRLADHMGRRHAFFWCVVMFVGFTALTLLTPDRGWWMLAILRVGVGIGVGGLNITSIPYVQEFVPSKHRGLLAGLGSVFIPLGLFLGSVSQKIVGDDWRLLIALGCLPVLLLIWLHFVPESPRYFQSKGRDDDARKALAWALELPIEKVGSLPPLEETSAASYRVVFTKYLRPLIVVTLGSFCFIMGGFAVQSWGQTLLKDGFGYSVGTVALLFMLVSFADLIGRLGSAFLADLIGRRTTMFLFGLLGAVGCFIAAFSHHSGVVFFIAVLVIMMFGDGAFGILNAFGAEQFPTAARSTGLGLGYGIGATAKIIGPALLGFMIGGNAVKQNVTLDVITPAFSFFGICLIIGAITYLFARETKGKSLEEI comes from the coding sequence ATGAACGCCACCGCATCATCGCCCACCGCGTATGAACAGATCGACTCCCGTCCTCTTACCAAGAATCAAAAGAGCCTCATTTCCCTGGTCGTGATGGGAAACCTGTCGGAGTTTTTCGACATGTTCCTGATCGGTTTCGTCGTGGCACTGCTGACGAAACCATGGCACCTCACCGGCTTTGAAGCCGGGACGATCCTGGCCTGCTCGGGGCTCGGCACGGTTCTCGGCGCCATCCTCTGGGGCCGACTCGCCGACCACATGGGCCGACGTCACGCATTCTTCTGGTGCGTCGTCATGTTCGTCGGCTTCACCGCGCTCACACTGCTGACACCGGACCGCGGCTGGTGGATGCTCGCCATTTTGCGGGTAGGCGTCGGCATCGGCGTCGGCGGATTGAACATCACCTCAATCCCGTACGTCCAAGAGTTCGTGCCGTCCAAGCATCGCGGCCTGCTTGCGGGCCTCGGGTCCGTGTTCATTCCGCTGGGACTCTTCCTCGGCTCGGTCTCGCAGAAAATCGTCGGTGACGATTGGCGTTTGCTGATCGCACTGGGCTGCCTGCCAGTACTCTTGCTGATCTGGTTGCATTTCGTCCCGGAATCGCCCCGGTATTTCCAGAGCAAAGGCCGTGACGACGACGCGCGCAAAGCCCTCGCCTGGGCGTTGGAGCTTCCGATCGAGAAAGTGGGATCCCTGCCGCCGCTCGAAGAAACCTCGGCAGCCTCCTACCGTGTGGTGTTCACAAAGTATCTGCGACCGCTGATCGTGGTCACCTTGGGCTCATTCTGCTTCATCATGGGTGGCTTCGCCGTACAGTCCTGGGGACAGACCCTGCTCAAAGATGGGTTTGGCTACAGCGTGGGCACCGTAGCGCTGCTGTTCATGCTGGTTTCGTTCGCCGATCTCATTGGCCGTCTCGGATCGGCGTTCCTCGCGGACTTAATTGGCCGCCGCACCACCATGTTCCTGTTCGGCCTGCTGGGTGCGGTGGGCTGCTTTATCGCGGCTTTCTCACATCACAGCGGTGTTGTGTTCTTCATTGCGGTTCTCGTCATCATGATGTTTGGCGACGGTGCATTCGGCATTCTCAACGCCTTCGGCGCTGAACAGTTCCCGACGGCGGCGCGTTCAACCGGCCTTGGCCTCGGCTACGGCATCGGCGCCACCGCGAAAATCATCGGCCCCGCACTGCTGGGTTTCATGATCGGCGGAAACGCGGTGAAACAAAATGTCACCTTGGATGTGATCACCCCAGCGTTCAGCTTCTTCGGAATCTGCCTGATCATCGGCGCCATCACCTACCTGTTTGCACGGGAGACCAAGGGCAAGTCGCTGGAAGAAATTTAG
- a CDS encoding isoaspartyl peptidase/L-asparaginase family protein — MSNTPASPEKLSAHPANPTSSLTIPGPARTATACPTRAFSIVVHAGAGSRTEELSLEAQADYEEGLRAAHAAGEKILERGGSAVDAVCAAVAELEDNPLFNAGRGAALTSEGRVELDACVMDGGSNAMPTDTSARPDAAADMASMADTQAQPVHGLPRAGAVATLTGARNPVRMARAVLDEGRHVLMMGVDTERIAAYGCETAPAAYFITEARRTQLERVRAGLEEGEKHGTVGAVARDASGRLAAATSTGGLVNQAPGRVGDTPVAGAGTYARTGLVAISCTGTGEAFIEACTGHEIASRMRYREDDLETALAGVLDEEIGPRCADGGIIGVDARGRIVVALNAEAMFAAWRDGDEIVVTV, encoded by the coding sequence GTGTCCAACACTCCCGCATCCCCGGAAAAACTCTCGGCGCATCCCGCCAACCCCACCAGCAGCCTGACGATCCCTGGCCCGGCCCGCACTGCCACCGCGTGCCCCACCCGGGCATTTAGCATCGTGGTGCATGCAGGTGCAGGTTCGCGCACCGAGGAACTCAGCCTCGAAGCCCAAGCCGACTACGAAGAGGGCCTTCGCGCCGCGCACGCGGCAGGGGAGAAGATCTTAGAGCGCGGCGGCAGCGCCGTGGATGCGGTGTGCGCCGCGGTCGCGGAACTGGAAGATAACCCCCTGTTTAACGCTGGACGAGGTGCAGCGTTGACCTCCGAAGGGCGCGTCGAACTCGATGCCTGTGTGATGGACGGCGGCAGTAACGCCATGCCCACAGATACTTCTGCCCGCCCGGATGCGGCAGCGGATATGGCATCGATGGCTGATACGCAGGCCCAGCCGGTTCACGGTCTGCCGCGAGCGGGCGCGGTGGCAACCCTGACGGGTGCGCGCAATCCAGTCCGGATGGCACGTGCAGTGCTCGACGAAGGCCGCCATGTGCTGATGATGGGGGTGGATACTGAGCGCATCGCGGCCTACGGATGCGAGACCGCCCCGGCGGCCTATTTCATCACCGAGGCGCGGCGGACCCAGCTGGAACGAGTGCGCGCCGGACTCGAAGAAGGTGAAAAACACGGCACCGTCGGAGCAGTGGCCCGGGACGCGTCGGGTCGCCTCGCGGCGGCCACTTCCACCGGTGGCCTGGTCAACCAGGCCCCCGGACGGGTCGGGGACACCCCGGTGGCAGGTGCCGGAACCTATGCCCGAACCGGCCTGGTGGCGATTTCCTGCACGGGCACCGGGGAAGCGTTCATCGAGGCGTGCACCGGGCACGAGATAGCCTCACGGATGCGATACCGCGAAGACGACCTGGAAACGGCGCTCGCCGGGGTTCTGGATGAGGAGATTGGACCGCGCTGCGCAGACGGCGGCATTATCGGCGTGGATGCGCGGGGACGGATCGTTGTGGCTCTGAACGCGGAGGCCATGTTCGCGGCGTGGCGCGACGGCGACGAAATTGTGGTGACCGTCTGA
- a CDS encoding DMT family transporter, with protein sequence MWAIPLTVLSGVLLAVQSRINGQLAAELDDGYVAAAISFGSGLILVATCTLALPRARCATAQFCHDLWQRRFPWYLALGGVGGGMLILAQSLTVASIGVALFVVSLVAGQTVTSLVVDRVGLGPGGPRQLSVSRVLGAVLMVAAVILAMSGEGITTAQHSIPWGLLILPVIAGVFVGLQQAVNGRVSTHSGHYLTATLANFVLGTILLVIGALIHVGVSGPPRALPTDPILYIGGVIGVAFIAISAQLVHTLGVLTLAMTTIAGQITGSVLLDTIAPAPGTHLVWTTLAGAVLTLLAAGITARRRRV encoded by the coding sequence GTGTGGGCTATTCCGTTAACAGTCTTGAGTGGCGTCTTACTTGCCGTGCAGTCGCGCATCAATGGTCAGCTGGCCGCTGAGCTCGACGATGGCTACGTGGCCGCAGCCATATCGTTCGGGAGTGGCTTGATTTTGGTGGCCACATGTACCTTGGCTCTGCCCCGGGCCCGATGCGCCACCGCCCAGTTCTGCCACGACCTTTGGCAACGACGTTTTCCCTGGTACCTCGCTCTTGGAGGTGTCGGGGGCGGCATGCTGATCCTGGCACAGAGTCTCACCGTGGCGTCCATCGGGGTGGCGCTGTTCGTTGTCAGCTTGGTCGCCGGACAGACCGTAACCAGCCTGGTGGTGGACCGCGTGGGGCTCGGACCAGGCGGACCCCGTCAGCTTTCGGTCTCTCGGGTACTGGGTGCGGTGCTCATGGTGGCGGCGGTGATCCTCGCGATGTCGGGAGAAGGAATCACTACGGCGCAACACAGCATCCCGTGGGGGCTGCTCATTCTGCCGGTTATCGCCGGAGTGTTTGTCGGCCTGCAACAAGCGGTCAACGGGCGAGTCTCCACCCATTCGGGCCACTATTTAACGGCGACCCTGGCGAATTTCGTGCTCGGCACGATCTTGTTGGTGATCGGTGCGTTGATTCACGTGGGTGTGAGTGGCCCGCCGCGGGCTCTACCGACGGATCCGATTCTCTACATTGGCGGGGTGATCGGGGTGGCTTTTATTGCTATTTCTGCTCAGCTGGTGCACACCTTGGGGGTGTTGACCCTGGCAATGACCACTATTGCCGGGCAAATCACGGGGTCTGTTCTGCTGGATACGATCGCTCCCGCGCCCGGAACCCATCTGGTGTGGACAACCTTGGCTGGGGCCGTGCTCACCCTGCTCGCGGCAGGTATCACCGCCCGGCGTCGCCGCGTGTAA
- a CDS encoding PLD nuclease N-terminal domain-containing protein has product MPRVILAIVIIALTIYAIADCASTDDTRIKGLPKFVWLIVIALVPVAGPIAWILVGKDRSIAGVTGVRRELRDELARRREATRRRRPMAPDEDPEFLRKLDEDIRRRRREQQRKEQPDENPRGEHPRHDD; this is encoded by the coding sequence ATGCCCAGGGTCATCCTCGCGATCGTGATAATTGCTCTGACCATCTATGCGATTGCCGACTGCGCGTCCACCGACGACACGCGAATCAAAGGGCTGCCAAAATTCGTGTGGCTCATCGTGATTGCACTGGTCCCCGTCGCGGGGCCAATCGCATGGATCTTAGTCGGCAAAGATCGCAGCATCGCTGGTGTCACCGGCGTCCGTCGAGAACTGCGCGATGAGCTGGCTCGCCGACGGGAAGCTACCCGCCGTCGACGCCCCATGGCTCCCGATGAGGACCCAGAGTTTTTGCGCAAGCTCGATGAGGACATCAGACGCCGTCGCCGGGAACAGCAGCGTAAAGAGCAGCCGGACGAGAATCCTCGGGGCGAGCATCCACGGCACGACGACTGA
- a CDS encoding DUF4229 domain-containing protein, which translates to MRDLLLYVFLRVLIFAALWWLLYWIGLGSLALSGIFAAVLAMLVSILVLGRPRQGIALRWEQADARRRARKAPVRDHDADAEDQLIDGSSPEGAVQQRSGENQ; encoded by the coding sequence GTGCGAGACCTTCTGCTGTATGTCTTTCTTCGCGTCCTCATTTTCGCGGCCCTGTGGTGGCTGCTGTATTGGATTGGGCTCGGGAGTTTAGCCCTGAGCGGGATTTTTGCCGCGGTTCTCGCGATGCTGGTGTCAATTCTTGTCCTCGGGCGTCCCCGGCAGGGCATTGCGTTGCGTTGGGAACAAGCGGATGCGCGTCGCCGTGCGCGCAAGGCTCCGGTCCGCGATCACGACGCCGATGCTGAAGATCAGCTCATCGACGGTTCCTCACCCGAGGGTGCGGTGCAACAGCGCTCCGGCGAGAACCAGTAA
- a CDS encoding 1,4-dihydroxy-2-naphthoate polyprenyltransferase produces the protein MASPAQWISAARPKTLPAAVAPVAVGTALAIIEAGLKPSITIPRALLALGLCLALQIGVNYANDYSDGIRGTDDQRVGPFRLTGSGAARPAAVKRAAFICFAVGAICGLTLVALAGAWWMVLVGIAAIAAAWFYTGGTNPYGYRGLGEVFVFVFFGLVAVLGTSYLIAGTVSIGAVCAACAVGLLAVSLLVINNLRDIPTDRASGKLTLSVRIGDSASRRLIVALLLVPFALMIPVIISAPWVALVAGALPLTIAPLRDVLIRRLTGYDLIPALGSSGRLELVFSLLVLAGALLHRTLG, from the coding sequence GTGGCCAGTCCCGCCCAGTGGATCAGCGCAGCCCGCCCCAAAACGTTACCCGCCGCCGTCGCGCCCGTTGCCGTGGGCACCGCGCTGGCGATTATTGAAGCGGGTCTCAAACCAAGCATTACCATCCCTCGTGCCCTGCTGGCACTCGGGCTTTGTCTCGCACTGCAAATCGGCGTGAACTATGCCAATGACTATTCCGACGGCATCCGGGGCACAGACGACCAACGAGTCGGACCTTTCCGCCTCACCGGTTCCGGGGCAGCTCGACCCGCCGCGGTCAAACGCGCTGCCTTCATCTGCTTTGCCGTCGGCGCCATCTGCGGATTGACCCTGGTCGCACTCGCCGGAGCCTGGTGGATGGTGCTGGTCGGCATCGCCGCAATCGCCGCCGCCTGGTTCTACACCGGTGGAACGAACCCGTACGGGTACCGAGGGCTCGGCGAAGTCTTCGTGTTCGTGTTTTTTGGGCTGGTGGCAGTTTTGGGCACCAGCTATCTGATTGCCGGCACAGTCAGCATCGGCGCGGTGTGTGCGGCGTGCGCTGTCGGGTTACTCGCCGTATCGCTTCTGGTCATTAATAATCTGCGGGATATCCCCACTGACCGGGCTAGCGGCAAACTCACCCTGTCGGTGCGCATCGGCGACTCAGCCTCGCGCCGACTGATCGTCGCATTGCTGCTGGTCCCGTTTGCTCTCATGATTCCGGTGATCATCTCAGCCCCCTGGGTCGCTTTAGTGGCCGGCGCATTGCCGCTGACTATCGCCCCGCTTCGGGATGTGCTGATCAGACGCCTCACCGGATACGACCTCATCCCGGCCCTCGGGTCGAGTGGCCGCCTGGAACTGGTGTTCTCGTTACTGGTTCTCGCCGGAGCGCTGTTGCACCGCACCCTCGGGTGA